One genomic region from bacterium Unc6 encodes:
- a CDS encoding LPS export ABC transporter periplasmic protein LptC, with the protein MYRKIMIFIFITTVCSGCKVQEKKVQENVLPPVEQQVSGFRVSHRSGRGQQGVRWELEGSSAKFIAGNIVLLDTIIATAYSEEGFVKVVADEGKIDRNTNNLELRKNVKAHTSDGVNLYTDSLNWIEESKTITTKDVVSVEKENIKAIGKGAIAEVSLKQVQLKEDVKLEVKSGAQEEQGQPALQPTIITCTGPLDVDFQKSIAVFNENVHVIDHRGELFADTVEVFFDPQNRKILKIIAKGNVRLKEGENELFGDKGIYDTDTGKITITGEKQRPKLIFYPGE; encoded by the coding sequence ATGTACAGAAAAATTATGATTTTTATATTTATTACTACGGTTTGTTCTGGTTGTAAAGTTCAGGAAAAGAAGGTACAAGAAAATGTTCTACCTCCTGTTGAACAGCAGGTTTCAGGATTTCGTGTTTCACACAGATCTGGCAGGGGACAGCAGGGTGTCAGATGGGAACTGGAGGGAAGTTCTGCAAAGTTTATTGCGGGCAATATTGTACTTCTTGATACTATCATTGCAACTGCGTATAGTGAAGAAGGTTTTGTAAAGGTTGTTGCTGATGAGGGAAAAATTGACAGGAATACAAATAATCTTGAATTAAGAAAAAATGTGAAAGCACATACATCCGACGGTGTGAATCTGTATACAGACTCTTTAAACTGGATAGAAGAAAGTAAAACTATAACAACAAAAGATGTTGTATCTGTTGAAAAGGAAAACATTAAGGCAATTGGAAAAGGAGCAATTGCTGAGGTGAGCCTAAAACAGGTACAGTTAAAAGAAGATGTCAAACTTGAAGTAAAATCAGGCGCCCAAGAAGAACAGGGACAGCCTGCACTTCAACCTACCATTATCACCTGCACAGGACCTCTTGATGTGGATTTTCAAAAGTCCATAGCCGTATTTAATGAAAATGTGCATGTGATAGATCACAGAGGAGAGCTTTTTGCTGACACTGTTGAAGTATTTTTTGACCCACAGAATAGGAAAATATTGAAGATAATTGCAAAAGGCAATGTGAGGTTAAAAGAAGGTGAAAATGAACTTTTTGGCGATAAGGGTATTTATGATACAGATACAGGTAAGATTACAATTACAGGTGAAAAACAAAGACCAAAACTAATATTTTATCCAGGGGAATAA